The Paenibacillus amylolyticus genome contains the following window.
GAAATCAAGGAAGAAGTCAATCTGGATATAACCATTGACCAGCTGCTCTGCACGGCGGAGACGATCCAGCCAGAGCAGAAGGAACACTGGATATCCGTGCTGTATTCCACCAAGGTGATTGGCGGCCACGCTCGTAATCTGGAAGAAGGCGGAGCCATTGGTGAGATCGGCTGGTTCCCGCTCCATGATCTGCCCTCTCCACTCGCCTGTTTTGCCGTACCTGGGCTGGAATCTGTGAAGAAGCTATATGACGAATCCCTGTAATTGCAGCGGAGCAGCAGTTATGATCAGGTAGCGTGAGCAACTTAAATAACCGCCAGAACTCTTTTGGGAGTACTAGAGAGGTCTGACGGTTATTTGTTGTGCTCTACGTTCTCGTGTACATATAGTTCAACTTACATATAGATCGCGATACATCTTATTTTTTTCGGAAAACAAGAACCGTTTGAGCCCCTACACGGTCTAATACTCAACAGATCCATGAAAGGAGGAGCCATGTGACCCCTACTCAGCTCACCATCGCCGCACAAAAAGGGGATGCCGAGGCTTTTGCAGCCTTAATGGAATTACATCAGAATCGACTGTATCGTATCGCCTATGCCTACCTGCATAACGAAGGTGATGCGCTCGAAGCGATCCAGGAGTCAACCTACAGAGCGTTCCGTCAAATCAAAAAATTAAAAGAGCCCTCTTACTTTGGCACTTGGCTCATCCGCATTCTGCTCAATTACTGTGCAGACGAACGCAAACGCATACGTCGGTTCAGTCCCGTCACCGAGATCCATGAATCCAGCAGTTGGGATCGTCCTGCGGATCCCGATCTTGACGCCGCCGTCTCCACCCTTGACCGGGATTGCAAACAGATTATTATTCTGAGTTATTTCGAAGGCTTCTCTTTAACGGAAGTTTCCGATATTCTCGACATCCCGATCGGAACCGTAAAATCGCGCTTGCATCGCGCACTCGGACAGCTCCGTAATCAACTTGAAACGAAAGGAGATGTATCTTCATGACGGATGAACAACAATCATTTGACGCATTGGAAGAACGGCTGAATGCTCGCAGAACGGAGTACGAGACCATGCCTGTGCCCGATGCCGCCTATCAGGCTGTGCAGTCCGGAATCCGCCAGGCTGCCCGCAAAAGCAAGTCCCGGCTGCGCTGGTATATGAGTTCCATCTCGGCAGCAGCCCTCATCCTGCTGTTTACCGGATGTATCCGTGTCTCTCCCGCCTTTGCATCCTTCGTGGAGCAACTGCCCGGCATGGAAGGCATTGTGAGCATGATTCGCCAGGACAAGGGATTAATGATGGCGATTGATCAGTCCCTCTTGCAGAAAGTCGGTGTCACCGATGAACATGATGGTACTTCCTTGACCGTTGATGGCATTATCACAGACGAGTCACGCATGGTTATTTTTTACACGATGAAAGGCATGAAAGATCCGGAGAAATTCAACTATGATATCGATTTGCTCGATGAGAACGGGAAAGATCTTCCTGTTGCGTTTAGTCACTCTTATCCAACACCTTCTCCAGACGAGAATGTGAATGAGAATATGATAGACGTGATCTTCACGGATGGAGCCTCTCCTCCTGAAGAGCTGAGCGTCGTGTTTAAGTCCAGAGATACAACGCGTGCTGAAAAGTGGAAAATAACGTTCCCGGTAGACAAGAATCTTACCAAAGGCATGAAAAAGTCATTCCTGTGAATCAGACGTTAACAGTGAATGGACAACGTATTGATGTGAAACAGGCTACTCTGTATCCCACACGTCTTGTGCTTGATGTGAATTTTGATCCTAAAAATACCAAGAAAATATTTGGCCTCAGCAATCTTCAACTTGTCGATGAGCAAGGCCGTGCGTGGAGAACAGATACTTCAACAGGTGAGGATGAACGTTCCATTTATTTTGAAAGCATGTACTTCTCCATACCCAAAAAGTTGACGTTACAGGGGTCTGGCTTCTCCGGATTGGATAAAGATGAGTTGAATCTTACCCTTGATCTGAAGTCACACCGGATTACAGGTGGACCA
Protein-coding sequences here:
- a CDS encoding sigma-70 family RNA polymerase sigma factor, which gives rise to MTPTQLTIAAQKGDAEAFAALMELHQNRLYRIAYAYLHNEGDALEAIQESTYRAFRQIKKLKEPSYFGTWLIRILLNYCADERKRIRRFSPVTEIHESSSWDRPADPDLDAAVSTLDRDCKQIIILSYFEGFSLTEVSDILDIPIGTVKSRLHRALGQLRNQLETKGDVSS
- a CDS encoding DUF4179 domain-containing protein translates to MTDEQQSFDALEERLNARRTEYETMPVPDAAYQAVQSGIRQAARKSKSRLRWYMSSISAAALILLFTGCIRVSPAFASFVEQLPGMEGIVSMIRQDKGLMMAIDQSLLQKVGVTDEHDGTSLTVDGIITDESRMVIFYTMKGMKDPEKFNYDIDLLDENGKDLPVAFSHSYPTPSPDENVNENMIDVIFTDGASPPEELSVVFKSRDTTRAEKWKITFPVDKNLTKGMKKSFL
- a CDS encoding DUF5643 domain-containing protein, whose translation is MNQTLTVNGQRIDVKQATLYPTRLVLDVNFDPKNTKKIFGLSNLQLVDEQGRAWRTDTSTGEDERSIYFESMYFSIPKKLTLQGSGFSGLDKDELNLTLDLKSHRITGGPPGLKMVGSKIEGNDLIIDFSVAGKMDGGFVLTFREVTDRAGKSYEVPGASWSSGDGTDNSHTIVSSTIENGAKLTGEVKMTISTYPMKIRSPFSLDIPVNP